From a region of the uncultured Draconibacterium sp. genome:
- a CDS encoding aminopeptidase P family protein codes for MFDQNTYIDRRNKLKSKGLKGIGLILGNGESPMNCLDNTYHFRQDSSFLYFFGLDFPGLAGVIDFESGEEYIFGDDVEIDDIIWMGPQVPLKDNAAKVGITKTAPFAKLFDIVKKAMDSNRKVHFLPPYRGENKIMLEKLTGLSVLSVRNHASLEFIKAIISIREIKEAQEVEEIKIACATGYQMHVAAMRMAQPGTWEQKIAGTMEGISFAGGGMASFPIILSQHGETLHNHDHSQTLEKGRLMLCDAGAESLLHYASDFTRTTPVGGQFTSKQREIYEVVLAANNKATELTKPGVTYLSVHLAAAEVIAGGLKELGLIKGDVKEAVAAGAHALFFPHGLGHMMGLDVHDMEDLGQIYVGYDDETRPVDQFGAAALRLGKCLKPGFVITNEPGCYFIPALIDKWQAEGINKDFINFDKVNEYRDFGGIRLEDDILVTESGSEIIGERVPIEPDEVEKIVQQG; via the coding sequence ATGTTTGACCAAAATACTTATATCGATCGTAGAAATAAATTGAAATCTAAAGGGCTAAAAGGTATTGGGTTGATCCTGGGAAATGGAGAATCGCCAATGAATTGTTTGGATAACACGTATCATTTTCGTCAGGATAGTTCTTTCCTGTATTTCTTTGGTCTTGATTTTCCCGGATTGGCCGGAGTAATTGACTTTGAAAGTGGTGAGGAATATATTTTTGGTGATGATGTTGAGATTGATGACATTATTTGGATGGGCCCACAGGTTCCTTTAAAAGATAATGCCGCAAAAGTAGGGATTACCAAAACAGCGCCATTTGCAAAACTTTTCGACATTGTAAAAAAAGCAATGGATTCAAACCGAAAAGTTCATTTCCTGCCACCATATCGGGGTGAGAATAAGATTATGCTGGAGAAATTAACCGGACTTTCTGTATTGTCGGTTCGGAATCACGCATCGCTGGAGTTTATAAAAGCCATTATTTCGATTCGGGAAATTAAAGAAGCGCAGGAAGTAGAAGAAATAAAAATAGCCTGTGCAACCGGTTATCAAATGCATGTGGCGGCAATGCGAATGGCACAACCCGGAACATGGGAGCAAAAAATTGCCGGAACGATGGAAGGCATTTCATTTGCCGGTGGCGGAATGGCATCATTTCCGATTATTCTTTCGCAGCACGGAGAAACATTACACAATCACGATCATTCGCAAACGCTTGAAAAAGGCCGTTTAATGTTATGCGATGCCGGTGCCGAATCATTGCTTCATTACGCATCCGATTTTACACGAACAACTCCGGTTGGCGGGCAATTCACTAGTAAACAGCGCGAAATTTATGAGGTTGTTCTGGCTGCCAATAATAAAGCTACTGAGCTAACAAAACCTGGGGTAACGTATTTGTCGGTTCATTTAGCTGCTGCTGAAGTAATTGCCGGTGGATTAAAAGAGCTGGGACTGATAAAAGGTGATGTGAAAGAAGCGGTGGCAGCCGGGGCACATGCTCTGTTTTTTCCACATGGGTTGGGACATATGATGGGATTGGATGTTCACGATATGGAAGATTTGGGACAGATTTATGTGGGCTACGATGATGAAACCCGACCGGTCGATCAGTTTGGTGCAGCAGCTTTGCGTTTGGGTAAATGTCTAAAACCGGGCTTTGTAATCACCAACGAACCGGGCTGTTATTTTATTCCGGCACTGATTGACAAATGGCAGGCCGAAGGTATAAACAAAGACTTTATAAACTTTGATAAAGTAAACGAATACCGCGACTTTGGTGGAATCCGACTGGAAGACGATATTCTTGTTACCGAATCAGGAAGCGAAATAATAGGAGAGCGGGTTCCGATTGAACCTGATGAAGTTGAAAAGATCGTTCAACAAGGATAA
- a CDS encoding MFS transporter, translated as MELKQKYNNFPFNPSKVPFFYGWVILFAATVGVLCSAPGQTTGVSTFTDYLIDNIGISRDQISTAYMFGTIGSSFILTYAGTLYDKYGARWVGMAAALTLGFVLVLFSQSDRIIKAIVPQHSSIYAGVAVATCIVFFFMLRFSGQGVITMVSRNMLMKWFIARRGLVNGISSVFVSIGFSMAPLTFDMLIVETSWRWAWLLMALGIGVGFFLFVFIFFRDNPEDCNQIPDGEKHGNKERDVIIKPFKQFTLKEARSGLTFWLFVLPSAIYAMFITGYVFHLVSVFGEAGIDKEQALSVFIPISMISVVLAFVGGWISDRIKLQYLLYLMLAGMVVSLIALANINTGFYYYAFIIGSAIPSGMYNVLLSVTWPRFYGRDHLGKITGFVMAIIVFFSALGPIVFSLSHSHLGSYSYAIYALLGIILVISAICFKAHNPQDKYMAES; from the coding sequence ATGGAGCTCAAACAGAAATACAACAACTTCCCGTTCAATCCATCAAAAGTGCCGTTCTTTTATGGCTGGGTGATTTTGTTTGCTGCCACCGTTGGTGTATTGTGCAGCGCGCCCGGACAAACAACAGGTGTTTCTACATTTACCGATTACCTGATCGATAACATTGGCATTAGTCGCGACCAGATAAGCACTGCCTACATGTTTGGAACCATTGGCAGTTCGTTTATTCTTACCTATGCAGGAACACTCTACGATAAATATGGTGCACGTTGGGTTGGTATGGCTGCAGCGCTTACGCTGGGCTTTGTATTGGTCTTGTTCAGCCAGTCCGACCGCATTATAAAAGCTATTGTTCCACAGCATTCAAGTATATATGCAGGCGTAGCAGTAGCAACATGTATCGTATTCTTTTTTATGTTGCGGTTCTCCGGGCAGGGCGTAATTACCATGGTTTCAAGGAATATGCTGATGAAATGGTTTATCGCCCGCAGAGGACTGGTAAACGGTATTTCCTCGGTATTTGTATCGATCGGTTTTTCAATGGCTCCCTTAACGTTTGATATGCTGATAGTAGAAACTTCGTGGCGCTGGGCCTGGTTACTTATGGCACTGGGAATTGGCGTTGGGTTTTTCCTGTTTGTATTTATTTTCTTCCGCGATAATCCTGAAGATTGTAACCAGATTCCTGACGGAGAGAAACACGGAAACAAAGAGCGCGATGTAATCATTAAACCGTTTAAACAATTCACCCTAAAGGAGGCACGTAGTGGATTGACTTTTTGGCTATTCGTATTACCCTCGGCCATTTATGCCATGTTCATTACCGGATATGTATTTCATCTGGTTTCGGTCTTTGGCGAGGCTGGCATCGATAAAGAGCAGGCGCTTTCGGTGTTTATTCCCATTTCAATGATTTCGGTGGTACTTGCTTTTGTTGGCGGATGGATTAGCGACCGTATAAAACTTCAGTACCTGCTTTACCTAATGCTTGCAGGAATGGTAGTGTCTTTAATAGCACTGGCCAATATAAACACCGGATTTTATTACTACGCATTTATTATTGGCAGCGCTATTCCTAGTGGTATGTATAACGTGCTGTTAAGTGTTACCTGGCCACGTTTTTATGGCCGCGATCACTTGGGGAAAATCACGGGTTTTGTGATGGCCATTATCGTTTTCTTTAGCGCACTGGGGCCAATTGTATTCAGTTTGTCGCATTCGCATTTGGGCAGCTATTCGTATGCCATTTATGCCTTGCTGGGTATTATTTTGGTAATTTCTGCCATCTGCTTTAAAGCGCATAATCCACAGGATAAGTACATGGCTGAATCATAA
- a CDS encoding serine hydrolase produces MFRIISFLVIVALCAACTANKVSNSFSGFWEGPHPIDLNKKFYVQITDDDSTTAKGYWTDKGFYDSGFQIDSLIIAGNSIRFFVPNWNCTYFGELSGNNISGGFACEDEPFDSVLMVRNDDIARFLTDALPGCHNSDFKYYCQTPKQLDDLLPATQFENEGDSLFIYSLLPQIINGNYGRLNSFLLIRNNQLICEEYFYGYAQNTLHQAESTTKSVTSLLIGIVMDKGFITDLNEPVATILDAPGFDKRITLEHLLTMTSGLTPNDQELYLSNDRIATILSRQLNNEPGTKFQYDGGNTELLGAIIKKKTGLYGDEFAKEYLFEPLHITNYNWEIGKQNGYPCMAGSLEITPRELAKIGMLVLNKGEFNGQQVVSKEWIEQSTSFKTHTHIQGDDYAYQWWNLSLESAGEEYHCIWANGFGSQFIYIFPTLNTVIVTTGHNYEFDSWAITSGIEKYLHLLK; encoded by the coding sequence ATGTTCCGGATTATTAGCTTTTTAGTTATTGTTGCGCTTTGTGCTGCATGCACTGCAAATAAAGTCAGCAATTCTTTTTCCGGTTTTTGGGAAGGCCCGCATCCCATAGATCTCAACAAAAAATTCTATGTGCAGATAACAGATGATGATAGCACCACTGCAAAAGGTTACTGGACGGATAAAGGTTTTTATGATTCGGGATTTCAGATCGACAGCCTGATCATTGCAGGAAATTCCATTCGCTTTTTTGTACCCAACTGGAACTGTACCTATTTTGGAGAACTGTCAGGAAATAATATCAGCGGAGGTTTCGCTTGTGAAGACGAACCTTTTGACTCGGTACTGATGGTGAGAAATGATGATATTGCACGATTTCTTACCGATGCGCTGCCTGGTTGCCACAACTCTGATTTTAAATATTACTGCCAAACACCTAAACAGCTTGATGATCTTTTACCTGCCACGCAATTTGAAAATGAAGGCGATTCGCTTTTTATCTATTCATTATTACCGCAAATTATAAACGGCAACTATGGCCGCCTTAACTCTTTTTTGCTGATTAGAAATAATCAACTGATCTGCGAGGAATACTTTTATGGCTACGCGCAAAATACGCTTCACCAGGCTGAGTCAACAACAAAAAGTGTTACCTCGTTGCTTATAGGAATTGTAATGGACAAAGGATTTATTACCGATTTAAATGAACCGGTTGCAACAATTCTGGATGCGCCGGGTTTTGACAAGCGAATTACGCTGGAACATTTGCTTACCATGACTTCGGGCTTGACACCAAACGATCAAGAGCTTTATTTAAGTAACGATCGCATTGCAACAATTTTATCGCGCCAATTAAATAACGAGCCGGGAACTAAATTTCAGTACGATGGTGGAAATACAGAGCTATTGGGTGCCATTATCAAAAAGAAAACAGGTTTGTACGGCGACGAGTTTGCCAAAGAATATTTATTTGAACCTTTGCATATAACAAATTACAACTGGGAAATCGGTAAACAAAACGGATATCCGTGTATGGCAGGTTCGCTGGAAATAACGCCGCGCGAATTGGCAAAAATCGGAATGCTGGTGCTGAATAAAGGTGAGTTCAACGGCCAGCAAGTTGTTTCTAAAGAATGGATTGAACAGTCGACAAGCTTTAAAACACACACGCATATCCAGGGCGATGACTATGCCTACCAGTGGTGGAATCTCTCGCTAGAATCAGCAGGAGAGGAGTATCACTGTATTTGGGCCAACGGATTTGGCAGCCAGTTTATTTATATTTTTCCAACGCTAAATACAGTAATTGTTACCACCGGGCACAATTATGAGTTTGATTCGTGGGCTATAACTTCCGGTATTGAAAAATATTTGCATTTACTGAAGTAA
- a CDS encoding radical SAM protein: MKTYYNWLNQLVNNNKSAFSESTNLNWVNSYSAQAAQDKKVALLEKAENILFKGTKPYYKQISNGCKLCGLGQWSCLFITGKCNASCFYCPTSQLEDHLPTTQNLSFTDPAAFAEYINHFRFKGVSFSGGEPLLQFDRTLDYLKQVRRKCNPETYIWMYTNGILAETQKFRKLAAAGINEVRFDIGATAFKLDKIAAAKGIIPVITIEIPVVPEELERLKKLLPEMVKAGVSNLNLHQLRLTPHNVKQLSKHNYTYIHAEQPVVLESELAALELIAYAHDHSIDIGINYCSFHFKNRFQKAGFRNKVATALANDEDVLTQNGYIRRYTSTGVGYDSIRIFDVKPERLAVHEFQLKNKTYYYSRQVVMNTVTIDRTMKDKIDRLLAAEPTEIPDDPLLFRIWQLEYIENGLREY; this comes from the coding sequence ATGAAAACGTATTATAACTGGCTGAATCAGCTGGTTAACAACAATAAGTCTGCCTTTAGCGAGAGCACAAACCTAAACTGGGTGAACAGTTATTCTGCGCAGGCAGCGCAGGATAAAAAAGTAGCTTTACTGGAAAAAGCCGAGAATATTTTATTCAAAGGCACAAAGCCGTATTACAAACAGATTTCCAATGGCTGCAAACTTTGCGGCCTGGGACAATGGAGCTGTTTGTTTATTACCGGAAAATGTAATGCCTCATGTTTTTACTGCCCGACATCGCAGCTGGAAGACCATTTGCCAACTACACAGAATCTGAGTTTTACCGATCCGGCCGCATTTGCCGAGTACATCAATCATTTCAGGTTTAAAGGTGTAAGTTTTAGCGGTGGAGAACCGCTGCTTCAGTTCGATCGCACATTGGATTACCTGAAACAAGTGCGAAGAAAATGTAACCCGGAAACCTATATCTGGATGTATACCAACGGAATTCTGGCTGAAACGCAAAAGTTTAGAAAACTGGCAGCAGCCGGAATTAATGAAGTGCGGTTTGATATCGGGGCCACAGCATTCAAACTCGATAAAATAGCAGCAGCAAAAGGTATTATCCCGGTAATCACTATCGAAATTCCGGTGGTTCCTGAGGAATTGGAGCGTTTAAAAAAGCTCTTGCCCGAAATGGTAAAGGCAGGTGTTTCGAACCTGAATTTGCACCAGCTTCGCCTTACTCCACACAACGTAAAACAGCTGTCGAAACACAACTACACCTACATTCATGCCGAGCAGCCTGTGGTTTTAGAGTCGGAACTGGCAGCGTTGGAACTCATTGCCTATGCCCACGACCACTCCATCGATATTGGCATCAACTACTGTTCGTTTCACTTTAAAAACCGCTTTCAAAAAGCCGGATTTCGAAATAAGGTAGCCACGGCACTGGCAAACGATGAAGATGTGCTTACGCAAAACGGTTATATCCGTCGATATACAAGCACAGGAGTTGGCTACGATTCGATACGGATTTTTGATGTAAAGCCCGAACGATTGGCAGTTCATGAATTTCAGTTAAAGAACAAAACCTACTATTATTCGCGACAGGTGGTGATGAATACGGTAACGATAGATAGAACCATGAAGGACAAAATAGACAGGCTACTTGCAGCCGAACCGACGGAAATACCTGACGATCCACTGCTGTTTAGAATCTGGCAACTGGAATATATTGAAAACGGGTTGCGGGAGTATTAA
- a CDS encoding family 16 glycoside hydrolase, giving the protein MRKLFFPVLILIVFTACQNKVPVGEWQTIFDGETLDGWKKAGENPESISVEDGMIKCAGERSHLFYNGDFKNFEFEAEIKAQEHSNSGVFIHTQYQEEGWPSKGYEIQVNNSYRGSVKYPERRKTGSIYNVRNVYYPLADDNEWFTMRIKVVENVVEVFVNDVKVNEYIEPENPWRWDGGENTKLSHGTFALQAHDPGSTIYYRNIRVKALPEAEPVTPEVDEEWDTKVTKLMFAGFPLVDYHIHLKGGLTLDDLVDNSQRLGINYGVAPNCGLHFPVTDDESLYAYMDDVKGSPTYKGMQAEGREWITLFSPEAVAEFDYIFTDAMTFTDRKGRRNRIWIPEEVWVDDKQLFMDDLVAKIEAIFSQEPVDIYVNPTVLPAELMPEYEELWTKERMERVVKVLADNGIALEINARYKTPSAEMIKMAKEAGVKFSFGTNNVTKNLGELEYCLEILEECELTPNDMFEPKPDAEKPVNVKGLPDKITG; this is encoded by the coding sequence ATGAGAAAGTTATTTTTCCCTGTACTAATTTTAATCGTTTTTACCGCTTGCCAGAATAAAGTTCCGGTGGGAGAGTGGCAGACTATTTTTGATGGAGAAACACTGGATGGCTGGAAAAAAGCCGGCGAAAATCCTGAAAGCATAAGCGTTGAAGATGGAATGATTAAATGTGCCGGAGAGCGTTCGCACCTGTTTTACAACGGCGATTTTAAAAACTTTGAATTTGAAGCAGAAATAAAAGCGCAGGAACATTCCAATTCGGGAGTATTTATTCATACTCAATATCAGGAAGAAGGATGGCCGTCAAAAGGCTACGAAATACAGGTGAATAATTCGTATCGCGGCTCTGTAAAGTATCCCGAGCGACGTAAAACCGGCAGTATTTATAACGTCCGCAATGTTTACTATCCACTGGCCGACGACAATGAGTGGTTTACCATGCGTATAAAAGTGGTGGAAAATGTTGTAGAAGTTTTTGTTAACGATGTTAAAGTGAACGAATACATCGAGCCGGAAAATCCCTGGAGATGGGATGGCGGAGAAAACACCAAACTAAGTCATGGCACATTTGCTTTACAGGCACACGATCCAGGCAGTACAATTTATTACCGGAACATTCGTGTTAAAGCACTTCCTGAAGCAGAACCAGTAACACCTGAAGTAGATGAAGAGTGGGATACAAAAGTTACCAAGCTGATGTTTGCCGGTTTTCCGTTGGTGGATTACCACATACACTTAAAAGGCGGTTTAACACTCGACGATCTGGTTGATAATTCACAGCGGTTAGGAATAAATTACGGAGTAGCACCCAATTGTGGTCTCCATTTCCCGGTTACTGACGACGAATCATTGTATGCATACATGGACGATGTAAAAGGAAGCCCAACTTACAAAGGCATGCAGGCTGAAGGCCGCGAATGGATTACCCTTTTCTCTCCGGAAGCTGTGGCCGAATTTGATTATATTTTTACCGATGCCATGACCTTTACTGATAGAAAAGGACGCCGGAACCGGATTTGGATACCTGAAGAAGTTTGGGTAGATGATAAGCAACTATTTATGGACGACCTGGTAGCAAAGATTGAAGCGATTTTCTCGCAGGAACCGGTTGATATTTATGTGAATCCTACCGTACTACCTGCTGAGTTAATGCCTGAATATGAAGAACTCTGGACAAAGGAACGAATGGAACGTGTTGTAAAAGTTTTGGCCGACAACGGAATTGCATTGGAGATTAATGCACGTTATAAAACGCCAAGTGCCGAAATGATAAAAATGGCCAAGGAAGCAGGCGTAAAGTTTTCATTCGGTACAAACAATGTAACCAAAAACCTTGGCGAGCTGGAGTATTGTTTGGAAATATTGGAAGAGTGCGAATTAACGCCAAACGATATGTTTGAGCCCAAACCGGATGCTGAAAAACCGGTAAATGTAAAAGGCTTACCCGATAAAATTACGGGATAA
- a CDS encoding cytidylate kinase-like family protein, which yields MGNSLMNYLNSRMKEKRHHEFGNKSEAGPVITISREVGCNGLVLARLIAERLNKKLAKGSWSVLSKEIFYESAKELDLDPEMVRQTFKKTDRYIFEEILKAFREKRYKSEETIIKTVKEVVRTLAIDGYCIIVGRASHIIASDIKNALHIRLTAPLGYRINTIMTNNKLNRNEAIAFIEKVEKERAAFRKALKESSLREEFFDLTINRGSFTNEQAVDLIEFVVEKKGILHEFSPRTEFH from the coding sequence ATGGGAAATTCATTAATGAACTATCTAAACAGCCGCATGAAAGAGAAAAGACATCATGAATTCGGCAACAAAAGTGAGGCCGGGCCGGTAATTACCATATCTCGTGAAGTGGGATGTAATGGTCTGGTTTTGGCACGGCTAATTGCCGAACGACTCAACAAAAAACTCGCAAAAGGCTCGTGGAGTGTATTAAGTAAAGAAATATTTTACGAAAGCGCAAAAGAGCTCGATCTTGATCCTGAAATGGTGCGACAAACGTTTAAAAAGACCGACCGCTATATTTTTGAAGAGATTCTTAAAGCCTTTAGGGAGAAACGTTATAAAAGTGAGGAAACGATTATTAAAACGGTAAAGGAAGTAGTTCGCACACTTGCAATTGATGGTTATTGTATTATTGTTGGGCGTGCCAGCCATATTATTGCCAGCGATATCAAAAATGCCTTACACATCAGGTTAACCGCTCCGCTTGGGTATCGGATAAATACCATTATGACGAATAATAAACTCAACCGGAACGAAGCAATCGCTTTTATCGAAAAGGTTGAAAAAGAACGAGCAGCATTTCGTAAGGCACTTAAAGAGAGCAGTCTTCGTGAAGAGTTTTTTGATCTTACAATTAACCGGGGATCATTTACCAACGAACAGGCAGTTGATTTGATTGAGTTTGTAGTTGAGAAAAAGGGCATTCTGCATGAATTCAGCCCTAGAACTGAGTTTCATTAA
- a CDS encoding M81 family metallopeptidase, with the protein MRRILFGLLIVALAFTMGCKKKKENKLPRVAIAGLAIESSTFSPAQSGIEAFQARRGNEIFSYYPFMDDTAATRKRAEWYPTLRGHALPGGIVTREAYETLVGETLDMLKENMPYDGLFFDIHGAMSVVGLDDPEGDFIERIRKVIGDDVLISTSMDLHGNVSERLAHYSDMITCYRMAPHEDAIESKKRALTNLLDRLESGLGKPKYKAWIPVPILLPGEKTSTRIEPGKSLYGKVAPTAAREGVIDAAIWVGYAWADEPRNRAVVMAYGDDKEAVTKSAEELAQAFWDVRKQFEFVAPVAPLDECLDRAIAFKEKPFIISDMGDNPTAGGAGDVTWTLNEILQRKEFQKKNGPSLIYASIPGPDLVAKAVEAGVGETVTGMVGAQVDDRFCGPLELTGRVEAIKQGDRYAETEVVINVGSVDVIVTKKRKPYHHETDFTDLSLYPREADIVVVKIGYLVPELYNMRAGWLMALTPGGVDQDLERLGYKRIHRPMFPLDKDMDDPDLSARLIPLADE; encoded by the coding sequence ATGAGACGAATTCTTTTCGGATTGCTAATTGTCGCCCTGGCCTTTACCATGGGCTGTAAGAAGAAAAAGGAAAACAAACTTCCGCGTGTTGCCATTGCCGGATTGGCCATTGAATCGAGCACTTTTTCGCCTGCACAGTCGGGCATTGAGGCGTTTCAGGCACGTCGAGGAAACGAGATATTCAGTTATTATCCGTTTATGGACGATACCGCTGCCACCCGTAAACGTGCTGAATGGTATCCAACTTTGCGTGGGCATGCATTGCCCGGAGGAATTGTAACCCGCGAAGCTTACGAAACATTAGTAGGTGAAACGTTAGACATGTTAAAAGAAAATATGCCTTATGATGGATTGTTTTTTGATATTCATGGAGCAATGAGTGTGGTAGGTTTGGATGATCCGGAAGGAGACTTTATCGAGCGTATTCGTAAAGTAATTGGCGATGATGTGTTGATTTCTACATCGATGGATTTGCATGGAAATGTAAGTGAACGACTGGCACATTACAGCGATATGATTACCTGTTACCGGATGGCACCGCATGAAGATGCAATAGAATCGAAGAAACGTGCATTAACCAATTTGCTCGACCGTCTGGAGAGTGGTTTAGGCAAACCAAAATACAAAGCCTGGATTCCTGTTCCAATTTTATTACCCGGCGAAAAGACAAGTACCCGCATCGAACCGGGAAAAAGCCTTTATGGTAAAGTTGCCCCGACAGCAGCACGCGAAGGCGTAATTGATGCAGCTATTTGGGTGGGCTACGCATGGGCCGACGAGCCTCGCAACCGTGCGGTAGTCATGGCCTATGGCGACGACAAAGAAGCAGTAACAAAATCGGCCGAAGAGCTGGCGCAAGCCTTTTGGGATGTGCGAAAGCAGTTTGAATTTGTGGCTCCGGTAGCCCCGTTGGATGAATGTCTCGACAGGGCAATTGCCTTTAAAGAAAAGCCCTTTATCATTAGCGATATGGGCGATAATCCAACAGCCGGTGGCGCCGGTGATGTTACCTGGACATTGAACGAAATACTTCAGCGGAAAGAATTTCAAAAGAAAAACGGGCCATCGTTAATTTATGCATCTATTCCCGGCCCCGACCTTGTTGCTAAAGCTGTTGAAGCAGGTGTTGGCGAAACCGTTACCGGCATGGTTGGTGCCCAGGTTGATGATCGTTTTTGCGGTCCGCTTGAATTAACCGGCAGGGTAGAGGCGATTAAGCAAGGCGATCGGTATGCCGAAACCGAAGTAGTGATTAACGTGGGCAGTGTTGATGTAATTGTAACTAAAAAACGGAAACCTTATCATCACGAAACTGATTTTACCGATTTAAGCCTGTATCCACGCGAAGCTGATATTGTTGTAGTAAAAATTGGCTACCTGGTTCCGGAGCTTTACAATATGCGCGCCGGTTGGCTGATGGCACTTACTCCCGGTGGCGTTGATCAGGATTTGGAACGATTGGGGTATAAACGTATTCATCGTCCGATGTTCCCGTTAGATAAAGACATGGATGATCCTGATCTTTCAGCACGGTTAATTCCATTGGCTGATGAGTAA